A genome region from Tachyglossus aculeatus isolate mTacAcu1 chromosome 1, mTacAcu1.pri, whole genome shotgun sequence includes the following:
- the GCM1 gene encoding chorion-specific transcription factor GCMa, translated as MEPEEFPPHGREINWDINDMRLPQDVQAPDWFEEWPDSSAKRIYSSEDRNAQRHLSSWAMRNTNNHNSRILKKSCLGVVACAHDCSLPAGGKVYLRPAICDKARQKQQRKRCPNCGGPLKLIPCRGHGGHPVTNFWRHDGRFIFFQSKGTHDHPKPETKLEAEARRSVQKCPLSISFRQTDLQRNPASKPRPRDTRNPESWPLFRPPPEAPLLPDSSSGCWTENTTQNQVASACFSLVSKSCGFGSSTLPIPAPASSCPVDRLCGAGAAVSGPHSGRAEPPGWATEATPARSPYPAQPRVGHPLPLTDQPFDIVHPMNRAETSAQPAPRGTSTAKAGHLPWRPPPGLSGGDPYEEKLRVDFSSNGVLPGYPLPQEDPFLLAYTLRPPCPRPPLTLPAKGNRWNLEEEAAPRCRALDPCMGESFFSLYPLR; from the exons GACGTGCAGGCCCCGGACTGGTTTGAGGAGTGGCCGGACTCCTCCGCGAAGCGCATCTACAGCTCGGAGGACCGGAACGCTCAGAGGCATCTGAGCAGCTGGGCCATGCGCAACACCAACAACCACAACTCCCGCATCCTGAAGAAGTCCTGCCTGGGCGTGGTGGCCTGCGCCCATGACTGCTCGCTTCCCGCGGGAGGGAAGGTCTACCTGAGGCCGGCCATCTGCGACAAGGCCcggcagaagcagcagc GAAAGCGCTGCCCCAACTGTGGCGGCCCTCTGAAACTCATTCCGTGTAGGGGGCACGGCGGTCACCCCGTCACCAACTTCTGGAGGCATGACGGACGCTTCATATTCTTCCAG TCCAAAGGTACACATGACCATCCCAAGCCAGAAACCAAGCTAGAAGCAGAAGCAAGGAGATCTGTGCAAAAATGTCCCCTCTCAATTTCCTTCAGGCAGACCGACCTCCAAAGGAACCCAGCTTCCAAG CCCAGGCCCCGGGACACCCGGAATCCAGAAAGTTGGCCCTTATTCAGGCCTCCCCCCGAAGCCCCCCTGCTGCCAGACAGTTCCAGTGGATGTTGGACAGAGAACACCACCCAGAATCAGGTAGCGAGTGCCTGCTTTTCCCTCGTCTCCAAGAGTTGCGGTTTCGGAAGCTCCACGCTCCCCATCCCGGCTCCCGCCTCCTCCTGCCCCGTCGATCGATTGTGCGGTGCAGGGGCTGCGGTCTCTGGCCCCCATTCTGGTAGAGCGGAGCCGCCTGGGTGGGCCACGGAGGCCACACCGGCCAGGAGCCCCTACCCTGCTCAGCCCCGGGTTGGCCATCCTCTTCCTCTGACTGACCAACCCTTCGACATCGTCCATCCCATGAACAGAGCGGAAACCAGTGCCCAGCCAGCCCCCAGGGGCACCTCCACAGCCAAGGCCGGACACCTTCCATGGCGGCCTCCCCCTGGCTTGTCTGGGGGTGACCCGTATGAAGAGAAACTGCGGGTGGATTTCAGTAGCAACGGTGTCCTTCCTGGGTACCCCCTTCCCCAGGAGGACCCTTTCTTGCTTGCGTACACCCTGCGCCCTCCCTGTCCTCGCCCCCCGCTCACCCTCCCAGCCAAGGGCAACAGGTGGAACTTGGAAGAAGAAGCGGCACCAAGATGCAGGGCCCTAGATCCCTGCATGGGGGAAAGCTTCTTCAGTCTCTATCCTTTAAGGTGA